One Effusibacillus pohliae DSM 22757 DNA segment encodes these proteins:
- the dinG gene encoding ATP-dependent DNA helicase DinG — translation MTVPYVVVDLETTGFSAERDSIVEIGAVRIEQGKIVDTWATFVAQDKPLPAFCKELTGISDEDLAGAPALEEAINRFLQFADGADLVAHNASFDLSFLNRASEQSGYLPYAGTYVDTWELSQILLPREPSYSLESLAKSRGIVHGRPHRALSDALATAELFLQLLEKARKLPLLVLQQIEQLTAASDWPMRHFFASLANEPLQLTQTEPPDDCAVIQQLMHRLVRIPERKLEEREPVAFDSEIAATILSENGPLAAKYPGYEERPSQLQMVRAVADALAEGRHLIVEAGTGTGKSLAYLVPAILHAAATGERVVVATHTINLQEQLKHRDLPLLQEIMPVPFTASVLKGRNNYACLRKVATGINSQGLIGDWNERSFYVRMLTWLIETEAGDREELNLQGAQAEYWNRVASDSDSCIGKKCPWFRNCYYFRNRSAAEQADVVITNHSLIFADIKSEHRVLPPYDRLIIDEAHHLEDEATKHLGEDVNYFQVAGAFNRLVRDSRQGLLPQLRTTIGLHPQFAPMANLLDQMAGKLAELRHHLDETFSLLQQFALDLSEKSEAGRSTLRLRKEHLELPAWQAILSAYENLQTEAASLHNLMSKLELTASDFADDHQIAGLITDIGGQVQEIDRRMLTMARFFRETDPESTVLWLEAEDKAGRPFVSLYMAPVHVGPLLQEKLFDKKDSVVLASATIAVNQGFSYIMERLGLRRAEEEGRLRTLQVESPFDYKHQALLCIPTDVTPVKGVSEQVFVDSLCESITTLARISNGRMLVLFTSHRMLRDTYLKVKPKLAEHNIRVFAHGVDSSSRVRLVHQFKQEERAVLFGANSFWEGVDIPGDDLSCLVIVRLPFWPPNHPIAEARTEALERQGRNPFMEYSVPQAIVRFKQGFGRLIRSKKDVGAIVVYDRRLVDARYGRHFLQSLPNPWIYRGPEREVLKLVYNWLKRET, via the coding sequence ATGACAGTCCCTTATGTGGTGGTCGATCTTGAGACGACGGGCTTTTCGGCCGAGCGGGATTCGATTGTGGAAATCGGCGCCGTGCGGATTGAACAGGGCAAAATCGTCGATACATGGGCAACGTTTGTCGCCCAGGACAAACCGTTGCCCGCTTTCTGCAAGGAACTGACCGGCATTTCCGACGAAGACCTGGCGGGGGCACCTGCTCTGGAGGAAGCGATCAACCGGTTTCTGCAGTTTGCCGACGGTGCCGATTTGGTTGCGCATAACGCGTCATTTGACCTGTCGTTTCTCAACCGGGCGTCGGAGCAGTCCGGCTACTTGCCTTATGCCGGTACGTATGTGGATACATGGGAACTCAGCCAGATTTTGTTGCCGCGGGAGCCGAGCTATTCGCTCGAGTCGCTCGCCAAGAGCCGCGGCATTGTGCACGGGCGTCCACACCGCGCCCTGTCCGATGCGTTGGCGACAGCGGAACTGTTTTTACAGCTGCTGGAGAAAGCCAGAAAGCTGCCGCTCTTGGTGCTGCAGCAGATCGAACAGTTGACGGCGGCGTCCGATTGGCCGATGCGCCATTTTTTTGCGTCATTGGCAAACGAACCGCTGCAACTGACGCAGACGGAGCCGCCGGACGATTGTGCGGTGATTCAGCAGTTGATGCACCGGCTGGTGCGGATCCCGGAACGCAAGCTGGAAGAGCGGGAACCAGTCGCGTTTGACAGCGAGATCGCAGCCACCATATTATCGGAAAACGGGCCGTTGGCCGCCAAGTACCCCGGCTACGAAGAACGGCCCTCGCAGCTGCAAATGGTGCGGGCGGTGGCCGACGCGCTGGCGGAGGGGCGCCACCTGATCGTGGAGGCGGGTACCGGCACGGGAAAATCGCTCGCCTATCTGGTGCCGGCGATCCTGCACGCAGCCGCCACCGGCGAGCGGGTGGTGGTGGCGACGCACACGATCAACCTGCAGGAACAGCTGAAACACCGGGATCTTCCCTTGCTGCAGGAGATTATGCCGGTGCCGTTCACCGCGTCCGTCTTGAAAGGCCGCAACAACTATGCCTGCCTGCGCAAAGTGGCGACCGGCATCAATTCGCAGGGGCTGATCGGCGATTGGAACGAGCGGTCATTTTACGTCCGCATGCTGACCTGGCTGATTGAAACGGAAGCGGGCGACCGGGAGGAGCTTAACCTGCAGGGGGCGCAAGCGGAGTATTGGAACCGGGTGGCGAGCGACAGCGACTCCTGCATCGGCAAGAAATGCCCGTGGTTTCGCAACTGTTACTATTTCCGCAACCGGTCGGCGGCTGAGCAGGCGGACGTGGTGATCACCAACCATTCGCTGATTTTTGCCGACATCAAGTCGGAACATCGCGTGCTACCGCCATACGACCGGTTGATCATAGACGAGGCCCATCATCTTGAGGATGAAGCGACCAAACATCTGGGCGAGGATGTGAACTATTTTCAGGTGGCGGGCGCGTTCAACCGGCTGGTGCGCGACAGCCGGCAAGGCTTGCTGCCGCAGTTGCGGACAACGATCGGGCTGCACCCGCAGTTCGCCCCGATGGCCAACCTGCTCGACCAGATGGCCGGAAAGCTGGCGGAGCTGCGACATCATTTGGACGAGACGTTCAGCTTGCTGCAGCAGTTTGCGCTCGACCTGTCGGAAAAAAGTGAAGCGGGCAGATCGACGCTGCGCCTGCGCAAGGAACATCTCGAACTGCCGGCGTGGCAGGCGATCCTTTCCGCCTATGAAAATCTGCAAACGGAAGCGGCGTCCCTCCACAATCTGATGTCGAAACTGGAGCTGACAGCGTCCGATTTTGCAGATGATCACCAAATCGCGGGGCTGATCACCGACATCGGCGGCCAGGTGCAGGAAATCGACCGGCGGATGCTGACGATGGCCCGATTTTTTCGGGAAACCGATCCCGAATCGACGGTGCTGTGGCTGGAAGCGGAGGACAAAGCGGGGCGGCCGTTTGTAAGCCTGTATATGGCGCCCGTTCACGTCGGGCCGCTGCTGCAGGAGAAGCTGTTTGACAAAAAAGACTCGGTCGTGCTGGCATCAGCTACGATCGCGGTGAACCAGGGGTTCTCCTATATCATGGAGCGGCTCGGTTTGCGGAGGGCGGAAGAGGAAGGACGGCTTCGCACGTTGCAGGTCGAGTCGCCGTTTGATTACAAACATCAGGCGTTGCTGTGCATTCCAACCGATGTGACGCCTGTGAAAGGGGTGTCGGAGCAGGTGTTCGTCGATTCGCTTTGCGAATCGATCACGACGCTCGCCCGCATCTCGAACGGCCGCATGCTTGTGCTGTTCACCTCGCACAGGATGCTGCGGGACACGTACCTGAAAGTGAAACCGAAGCTGGCGGAACATAACATCCGCGTGTTTGCGCACGGCGTCGATTCGTCTTCCCGTGTCCGCCTGGTCCATCAGTTCAAACAGGAGGAGCGGGCGGTGCTGTTCGGGGCCAATTCGTTTTGGGAAGGAGTGGACATTCCGGGCGACGATCTGTCGTGTCTGGTGATCGTCCGGCTGCCGTTCTGGCCGCCCAACCATCCGATCGCGGAAGCGAGAACGGAAGCGCTAGAGCGGCAAGGACGCAACCCGTTTATGGAATACTCGGTGCCGCAGGCGATCGTCCGCTTCAAGCAAGGGTTTGGCCGGCTGATCCGCTCGAAAAAAGATGTCGGGGCGATCGTCGTCTACGACCGGCGGCTGGTCGACGCCCGCTACGGCAGGCATTTTCTGCAATCGTTGCCCAATCCTTGGATCTACCGGGGGCCTGAGAGAGAAGTGTTGAAACTGGTCTACAACTGGCTGAAACGAGAAACATAA